The Paenibacillus sp. MBLB1832 genome has a window encoding:
- a CDS encoding sugar phosphate isomerase/epimerase family protein, with amino-acid sequence MTQAEINELSLAQVYKQIPTKHYLEKQPRGEYYTGDYKLGVNLYSFSHNLFSWLKGGGPVPPADTLSLIRFCKEIGCDCVDITSYFIPGYENFTMPSKPDQEIYAYAESIRKLSEELGIEISGTGVKNDFADPDAERRALDVKRIKYWIDVAAAMGAPVMRVFNGEIPKDILTTDWETIAKERIVPALMECADYGASKGIRIGMQNHADITSTADQVIRILEWANHPNLGVVNDTGCYKTFGAKTGDGYAWYDDIEAVLPYTYNFQIKRLPAGLNTEALTELDELFTRIRYSNYRGYVPLETIWSNSDPLHPGKLSEPPYEQVRVFFDEIKEAMLRTMVQN; translated from the coding sequence ATGACTCAAGCAGAGATTAACGAGCTTTCACTCGCTCAGGTGTACAAGCAGATTCCCACCAAGCACTATTTGGAAAAACAGCCCAGAGGGGAGTATTATACAGGGGACTATAAACTGGGTGTGAACCTGTACAGCTTCAGCCATAATTTGTTCTCCTGGCTTAAGGGCGGCGGCCCTGTCCCTCCGGCGGATACGTTGTCCCTCATCCGATTCTGCAAGGAAATCGGCTGTGACTGCGTGGATATTACCAGCTATTTCATTCCTGGCTACGAGAACTTTACCATGCCCTCCAAGCCGGACCAGGAAATTTACGCTTATGCCGAAAGCATTAGAAAGCTAAGCGAGGAGCTGGGCATCGAAATCAGCGGTACGGGAGTCAAGAACGACTTTGCCGACCCCGACGCGGAAAGACGCGCCCTCGACGTGAAGCGCATCAAATATTGGATCGACGTCGCTGCTGCGATGGGGGCCCCCGTGATGCGCGTATTTAACGGCGAGATCCCTAAAGATATTTTAACGACCGATTGGGAAACGATCGCTAAGGAACGTATCGTTCCCGCCCTAATGGAATGTGCGGACTACGGCGCCAGCAAAGGGATCCGCATCGGCATGCAAAATCATGCGGATATCACTTCGACGGCGGATCAGGTCATTCGCATTCTGGAATGGGCCAATCACCCGAACCTTGGTGTCGTGAACGATACCGGCTGCTACAAAACGTTCGGCGCTAAAACCGGCGATGGTTATGCTTGGTACGATGACATTGAGGCGGTGCTCCCGTACACCTATAACTTCCAAATCAAGAGGTTGCCCGCCGGTCTGAATACGGAAGCCTTGACGGAACTGGATGAGCTGTTTACTCGAATCCGGTACAGCAATTACAGAGGGTACGTTCCACTCGAGACGATCTGGTCGAACTCGGACCCTCTTCATCCGGGGAAGCTTTCGGAGCCTCCTTACGAGCAGGTTCGCGTGTTTTTTGATGAGATTAAAGAGGCCATGCTGCGTACGATGGTGCAGAACTAG
- a CDS encoding Gfo/Idh/MocA family protein, whose product MKTINVGIIGSGFSAAWHVEAYRKVTGLNVCIKAIAGGRRERAEAFAGKHHIPVVYNDYKELLADPEIDVVDLCIPNVMHAGVAIEAAQAGKHIICEKPMTGYFGSPGSAADGPIFAKEALTQALSSADEILQAVKDNQVKFMYAENWIYAPSVTKAKRLLQAGDSSILDIRAEESHSGSHAAASKRWETAGGGSLMILGSHPIAAAIHLKNYEGRLKYGEPIRVQSVVADMTPMSKSSAYQAVKEHWMVTDWVNVETWASVILTFTDGTKAVILASFAVLGGTRNVMDIYTSNSVIKCNMTPNDGVMVYAPSPDVFAKEYIAEKLETKAGWNFASSDEDWVRGYNQEMQDFMECIAEDRPPVSDGQLARDVLEVIYSAYLSYETGRRIDIIQNREGIEQ is encoded by the coding sequence ATGAAAACTATTAATGTCGGGATAATCGGCAGCGGATTTTCCGCAGCCTGGCATGTGGAGGCCTACCGCAAGGTGACCGGCCTGAACGTATGCATTAAAGCCATTGCGGGCGGCAGACGGGAGCGGGCGGAGGCTTTCGCCGGTAAGCATCATATTCCCGTTGTGTACAACGATTACAAGGAGCTGCTGGCCGACCCGGAGATCGACGTCGTCGACTTGTGTATTCCGAACGTCATGCACGCCGGTGTGGCTATTGAGGCGGCGCAGGCCGGGAAGCATATTATTTGCGAAAAGCCGATGACCGGCTACTTTGGCTCTCCCGGATCGGCAGCGGACGGTCCTATCTTCGCCAAGGAGGCGCTGACGCAGGCGCTTAGCTCGGCGGACGAGATCCTGCAGGCTGTCAAGGATAACCAGGTTAAATTCATGTACGCCGAGAACTGGATTTACGCTCCCTCTGTGACCAAGGCAAAACGGCTGCTGCAGGCCGGCGACAGCTCGATCCTGGATATCCGTGCCGAGGAGAGCCACAGCGGCTCTCACGCGGCGGCGTCGAAGCGCTGGGAAACCGCCGGCGGCGGCTCCCTGATGATTCTCGGCTCCCATCCGATTGCGGCGGCAATTCATCTCAAAAACTATGAGGGCCGTTTGAAATACGGCGAGCCGATCCGTGTTCAATCGGTTGTTGCAGATATGACGCCCATGTCGAAAAGCTCCGCGTATCAGGCGGTAAAGGAGCATTGGATGGTGACGGATTGGGTCAATGTGGAAACGTGGGCCAGCGTCATTCTCACGTTTACCGACGGGACCAAGGCGGTTATTTTGGCCTCATTCGCCGTATTGGGCGGCACCCGCAACGTCATGGATATCTATACCTCCAACTCCGTCATCAAATGCAATATGACGCCGAATGACGGGGTTATGGTCTATGCGCCAAGCCCCGATGTCTTCGCAAAGGAGTACATAGCCGAGAAGCTTGAAACCAAAGCGGGCTGGAACTTCGCCTCCTCCGATGAGGATTGGGTTCGGGGCTATAATCAGGAAATGCAGGACTTTATGGAATGTATCGCTGAGGATCGGCCGCCTGTGTCCGACGGGCAGCTGGCCCGGGATGTGCTGGAAGTGATTTACTCCGCGTACCTGTCGTATGAGACGGGGCGTAGGATTGACATTATACAGAACAGAGAGGGGATCGAACAATGA
- a CDS encoding carbohydrate ABC transporter permease, which translates to MNTYNFRGKAPFYLAFVYALLILILCIEVFPVLYIIMMSLASKQEIVTRGFFLIPREWSLNAYAYLIDNSNFMQAFRSSLTITSVGTVFSMAMTTLMAYGLSKPWLKGRTALNFMVLFTMLFSGGIIPLYLLVMNLHLLNSYWSLFLTGAIIPFNLIVIRSFFQGFPTEVEESARIDGCSELGLLWRIVLPLSLPVIATFSLFYAVDYWNTYFNAILYLSDGSKLPLQVFLRQMMNVSDGSQVATESGIEFSPAVRMAAVIFTAVPLLIVYPFLQKYFNQGALLGSVKG; encoded by the coding sequence ATGAATACGTACAATTTTCGGGGGAAAGCCCCATTCTATCTGGCCTTCGTCTATGCCCTGCTCATTCTTATTTTATGTATCGAGGTTTTCCCGGTTCTCTATATCATTATGATGTCTCTTGCCAGCAAACAGGAAATCGTCACTCGGGGATTTTTTCTGATTCCCAGAGAATGGAGCTTAAACGCCTATGCTTATCTGATCGACAACTCCAACTTTATGCAGGCTTTTCGCAGCTCCTTGACGATCACCTCTGTAGGGACGGTCTTCAGTATGGCGATGACGACTCTCATGGCGTATGGTTTGTCCAAGCCCTGGCTGAAGGGCCGAACGGCGCTGAATTTCATGGTGCTGTTCACCATGCTGTTCAGCGGCGGCATCATCCCTTTGTATTTGCTCGTGATGAACCTGCATTTATTAAACAGCTATTGGTCCTTGTTTCTGACCGGAGCGATTATCCCGTTTAATCTGATTGTGATCCGCAGCTTCTTTCAGGGCTTCCCCACCGAGGTGGAGGAATCTGCCCGGATCGACGGATGCTCCGAGCTCGGACTGTTATGGCGTATTGTGTTGCCGCTGTCCCTGCCAGTCATTGCCACGTTCTCCCTCTTCTATGCGGTGGATTATTGGAACACCTACTTTAATGCGATCTTGTACTTAAGTGACGGGTCCAAGCTGCCGCTGCAAGTGTTCCTGCGGCAGATGATGAACGTGTCGGACGGAAGTCAGGTAGCGACGGAAAGCGGGATCGAATTTAGTCCGGCCGTCCGGATGGCGGCGGTTATTTTTACAGCGGTTCCGCTGCTTATTGTTTATCCTTTTTTACAGAAGTATTTTAATCAAGGGGCGCTGCTGGGCTCCGTGAAGGGGTGA
- a CDS encoding ABC transporter permease, which translates to MESTGLTTQVANVLPPAKTTKLSSWQRGIPLYFMILPGFLFFSIFKYIPMAGVLLAFKDYDPFIGLWGSKWVGLEHFQRLFTSADFLTLMWNTLALSAVNLFFFFPAPIILAILLNEIRLAWFRKSIQTIVYIPHFLSWVIVISVTFILFATQEGGVNKLLVDWGFPRFELLTSPDYFRPLYLSQNIWKETGWNAVIFFAALASIDPTLYEASVVDGASRMRQLWHITLPALKQIIIILFILRVGYVMNTGFEHILLMQNPLNLGVADVFDTYVYREGILQGQFSFTTAVGLFKSVIGLALIVVANWVAKKLGEEGVY; encoded by the coding sequence ATGGAATCAACAGGCTTAACAACGCAAGTGGCTAACGTGTTACCGCCGGCCAAGACGACTAAGTTGTCGAGCTGGCAAAGAGGAATTCCGCTCTATTTCATGATTTTGCCAGGGTTTTTGTTTTTTTCGATTTTTAAATACATTCCGATGGCAGGGGTCCTTCTTGCCTTTAAGGATTATGATCCGTTCATAGGACTTTGGGGCAGCAAATGGGTAGGACTAGAGCACTTTCAAAGACTGTTCACCTCCGCCGATTTCCTCACTCTCATGTGGAATACACTCGCGCTCAGCGCGGTCAACTTGTTTTTCTTTTTCCCGGCGCCGATCATTTTGGCAATTTTGCTCAATGAAATCCGGCTGGCCTGGTTTCGAAAAAGCATCCAGACGATTGTGTACATTCCCCACTTTCTATCTTGGGTTATTGTCATCAGTGTTACTTTTATCTTGTTTGCTACGCAGGAAGGCGGCGTGAACAAACTGCTTGTCGACTGGGGCTTTCCCCGTTTCGAGCTGCTGACTAGTCCCGACTACTTCCGGCCGCTTTATTTGTCCCAAAATATTTGGAAGGAGACGGGCTGGAACGCGGTGATCTTCTTCGCTGCGCTGGCCTCCATCGATCCGACCTTATATGAAGCGTCCGTTGTGGACGGAGCCTCCCGGATGAGGCAATTATGGCACATTACGCTGCCTGCCTTGAAGCAGATCATTATTATTCTGTTTATTCTCCGCGTGGGCTACGTGATGAATACCGGCTTCGAGCATATCCTACTTATGCAAAATCCACTGAACCTCGGTGTAGCGGATGTATTTGATACCTATGTGTACCGGGAAGGGATTCTGCAGGGACAGTTCAGCTTTACGACCGCTGTTGGTCTTTTCAAGTCGGTCATAGGATTGGCCTTAATTGTGGTGGCGAATTGGGTTGCCAAAAAGCTGGGCGAGGAGGGCGTTTATTGA